The Glycine soja cultivar W05 chromosome 8, ASM419377v2, whole genome shotgun sequence genome has a window encoding:
- the LOC114423788 gene encoding laccase-17-like — MGAPIKSFALPAMLLFSMIIIPQLALGGITRHYHFDIKYQNVSRLCHTKSVVTVNGQFPGPRIVAREGDNLLIKVTNHVQNNISIHWHGIRQLRSGWADGPAYVTQCPIQTGQSYVYNYTVVGQRGTLWWHAHISWLRSTLYGPLIILPQYGVPYPFTKPYKEVPIIFGEWWNADPEAVITQALQTGGGPNVSDAYTINGLPGPLYNCSAKDTFKLKVKPGKTYLLRLINAALNDELFFSIANHTLTVVDVDAIYVKPFDTDTILISPGQTSNVLLKTKSHYPNATFLMSARPYATGQGTFDNSTVAAILEYEVSPHALHSTTSIKKLSLFKPILPALNDTSFATNFSNKLRSLASAQFPANVPQKIDKHFFFTVGLGTTPCSQNQTCQGPTNSTKFAASVNNVSFIQPTTALLQSHFFGQSNGVYSPYFPISPLIPFNYTGTPPNNTMVSNGTKVVVLPFNTSVELVMQDTSILGAESHPLHLHGFNFFVVGQGFGNFDPNKDPANFNLVDPVERNTVGVPSGGWVAIRFLADNPGVWFMHCHLEVHTSWGLKMAWIVLDGELPNQKLLPPPADLPKC; from the exons ATGGGTGCTCCTATTAAATCATTTGCATTGCCAGCAATGCTTCTCTTCTCAATGATCATCATACCCCAGCTTGCACTAGGGGGCATTACCAGGCACTACCATTTTGAT ATAAAATACCAAAATGTATCACGATTATGCCACACAAAGAGCGTGGTCACAGTGAATGGTCAGTTTCCAGGGCCACGCATTGTAGCAAGGGAGGGTGACAATCTTCTTATCAAAGTGACTAACCATGTTCAGAACAATATCTCCATCCATtg GCACGGAATTCGACAGCTTCGATCAGGTTGGGCTGATGGACCAGCCTATGTGACTCAATGCCCCATTCAAACAGGCCAAAGTTACGTCTACAATTACACAGTTGTTGGCCAAAGAGGCACTCTCTGGTGGCATGCTCACATTTCATGGTTAAGATCAACTTTATATGGTCCTCTCATCATTCTTCCTCAGTATGGAGTTCCATATCCTTTTACTAAGCCTTACAAGGAAGTTCCCATCATCTttg GAGAATGGTGGAATGCAGATCCTGAGGCAGTAATAACACAAGCATTACAAACAGGTGGAGGACCAAATGTGTCTGATGCATACACTATTAATGGACTTCCAGGGCCATTGTATAACTGTTCTGCTAAAG ATACATTCAAGCTAAAGGTCAAGCCAGGCAAAACATACCTTCTCCGTTTGATCAACGCTGCACTTAATGACGAACTCTTCTTCAGCATTGCAAATCACACTCTCACAGTGGTTGATGTAGATGCAATTTATGTTAAGCCATTTGACACTGACACTATTCTCATTTCCCCTGGACAAACCTCCAATGTTCTTCTCAAAACCAAATCTCACTATCCTAATGCCACATTCTTGATGAGTGCTAGACCATATGCGACTGGCCAGGGCACTTTTGACAACTCAACTGTGGCTGCTATCCTTGAATATGAAGTTTCACCACACGCTCTTCACTCAACAACTTCAATCAAGAAGCTTTCACTCTTCAAGCCCATCCTCCCTGCCCTTAATGACACTTCTTTCGCGACAAACTTTTCCAACAAGCTTCGTAGCTTAGCAAGTGCTCAGTTTCCAGCCAATGTACCCCAGAAAATTGATAAGCACTTTTTCTTCACAGTAGGCCTTGGCACAACTCCCTGCTCACAAAACCAAACTTGTCAAGGACCCACCAATTCAACAAAATTTGCAGCATCAGTGAATAATGTATCTTTTATACAACCAACCACTGCACTTCTTCAATCTCACTTCTTCGGACAATCCAATGGGGTTTACTCTCCTTACTTTCCTATTAGTCCATTGATTCCATTTAACTATACCGGGACCCCACCAAACAACACCATGGTGAGCAATGGAACAAAGGTGGTGGTTCTTCCCTTCAACACAAGTGTGGAGCTAGTGATGCAAGACACAAGCATTCTTGGAGCAGAAAGTCACCCTCTCCATTTGCATGGCTTTAACTTCTTTGTTGTTGGTCAAGGATTTGGCAACTTTGATCCAAATAAGGACCCAGCAAACTTCAATCTTGTTGATCCTGTTGAAAGGAACACAGTTGGTGTCCCATCTGGTGGATGGGTTGCTATCAGATTCCTAGCAGATAATCCAG GGGTATGGTTCATGCATTGTCATCTTGAAGTGCACACCAGCTGGGGTCTGAAAATGGCGTGGATTGTGTTGGATGGAGAACTTCCAAATCAGAAGCTGCTTCCACCACCAGCTGATCTTCCAAAGTGTTAA
- the LOC114423791 gene encoding laccase-17-like, whose protein sequence is MGVSHFKIPLFLLSLIIFCMFEHALAGTTKHYNFEIRHQNVTRLCHTKSIVTVNGQFPGPRIVAREGDRLLIKVTNHVQNNITIHWHGIRQLQSGWADGPSYVTQCPIQTGQTFVYNYTIVGQRGTLWWHAHISWLRSTLYGPLIILPKLNAQYPFAKPHKEVPIIFGEWWNADPEAIITQALQTGGGPNVSDAYTINGLPGPLYNCSHKDTFKLKVKPGKIYLLRLINAALNDELFFSIANHTLTVVETDAVYVKPFATNTILITPGQTTNVILKTNSHYPNATFLMTARPYATGLGTFDNTTVAAILEYKTPSNTHHSAASLKNLPLLKPILPALNDTSFATKFTNKLRSLASAQFPANVPQKVDKHFFFTVGLGTTPCPQNQTCQGPTNSTKFSASVNNVSFIQPTTALLQTHFFGQSNRVYTPDFPTKPLVPFNYTGTPPNNTMVSNGTKVVVLPFNTSVELVMQDTSILGAESHPLHLHGFNFFVVGQGFGNYDPNKDPANFNLDDPIERNTVGVPSGGWVAIRFLADNPGVWFMHCHLEVHTSWGLKMAWVVLDGKLPNQKLFPPPADLPMC, encoded by the exons ATGGGTGTTTCCCATTTTAAAATCCCATTATTCCTTTTGTCATTGATCATCTTTTGCATGTTTGAGCATGCTCTGGCGGGCACTACTAAACACTACAATTTTGAA ATAAGGCACCAAAATGTGACACGATTGTGCCACACAAAGAGCATTGTGACAGTGAATGGCCAGTTTCCAGGACCTCGCATTGTAGCTAGGGAGGGAGACCGTCTTCTTATCAAAGTGACTAACCATGTTCAGAACAATATCACCATTCACTG GCATGGAATTAGACAGCTTCAATCAGGGTGGGCTGATGGGCCATCATATGTGACTCAGTGCCCCATTCAAACAGGCCAAACTTTTGTCTACAATTACACAATTGTTGGTCAGAGAGGCACTCTCTGGTGGCATGCTCACATTTCATGGTTAAGATCAACTTTGTATGGTCCTCTCATCATTCTTCCCAAGCTCAATGCTCAATATCCTTTTGCCAAACCCCACAAGGAAGTTCCTATCATATTTG gaGAGTGGTGGAATGCAGATCCTGAGGCAATCATAACACAAGCCCTTCAAACCGGTGGAGGACCAAATGTATCTGATGCCTACACAATTAATGGACTTCCAGGGCCATTGTATAACTGCTCTCACAAAG ATACATTCAAGTTGAAGGTGAAGCCAGGGAAGATTTACCTTCTACGTTTGATCAATGCGGCACTCAACGACGAGCTATTTTTCAGCATTGCAAATCACACCCTCACAGTTGTTGAAACAGATGCAGTTTATGTAAAACCTTTTGCAACCAACACCATCCTTATAACCCCAGGCCAAACCACTAATGTTATTCTCAAAACCAATTCTCACTACCCCAATGCCACATTCCTCATGACTGCGAGACCATATGCTACTGGCCTTGGCACTTTTGACAACACAACTGTGGCTGCCATATTGGAATACAAAACCCCATCAAATACTCACCATTCAGCTGCTTCACTGAAAAACCTTCCACTCCTCAAACCTATTCTCCCTGCACTCAATGACACTTCTTTTGCCACAAAATTCACCAACAAACTCCGCAGCTTAGCAAGTGCTCAGTTTCCAGCCAATGTACCACAAAAAGTTGATAAACACTTTTTCTTCACAGTAGGCCTTGGCACAACTCCCTGCCCACAAAACCAAACTTGTCAAGGACCCACCAATTCAACAAAATTTTCAGCATCAGTGAACAATGTCTCTTTTATACAACCAACCACTGCACTTCTCCAAACCCACTTCTTTGGGCAATCCAATAGGGTTTACACCCCTGACTTCCCAACCAAACCATTGGTTCCATTCAACTATACAGGGACCCCACCAAACAACACCATGGTGAGCAATGGCACAAAGGTGGTGGTTCTTCCATTCAACACAAGTGTAGAACTTGTGATGCAGGACACCAGCATTCTTGGTGCTGAAAGCCACCCTCTCCATTTGCATGGCTTTaacttttttgttgttggtCAAGGATTTGGTAACTATGATCCAAATAAGGACCCTGCAAACTTCAATCTTGATGACCCAATTGAGAGGAACACAGTTGGTGTTCCATCAGGTGGATGGGTTGCTATCAGATTCCTAGCAGATAATCCAG GGGTATGGTTCATGCATTGTCACTTAGAAGTGCACACAAGCTGGGGTCTTAAGATGGCATGGGTTGTCTTGGATGGAAAACTCCCAAATCAAAAGTTGTTCCCACCGCCAGCTGATCTTCCCATGTGTTAA
- the LOC114424549 gene encoding embryo-specific protein ATS3A-like has translation MGMLIMKSIGGHLICCCVLLQVLVAGGESLEAPELKKNCTYVITIETTCTWGAETSNIVSLRFGDTNSNVILVRHLNSKHLRKVDPLEPEVLDDMPRKPFQACMVDQFEVTAPCVNSPICYLYLKLIGNDDWRPGFAQIQVLEGSHLNSDYFYFRRFVPRHVWHGSDVCDSEVTPFGLKKKRNVYVNNIP, from the exons ATGGGGATGCTGATCATGAAGAGCATTGGAGGGCACTTAATCTGTTGTTGTGTGCTTTTGCAAGTTCTTGTCGCTGGAGGTGAGAGTCTAGAAGCACCAGAGCTTAAG AAAAACTGCACCTACGTGATCACCATAGAAACCACATGCACATGGGGAGCTGAAACCTCAAACATTGTGAGCCTAAGGTTTGGGGACACAAACTCAAATGTCATATTGGTGAGGCACCTAAACTCCAAGCACCTAAGGAAAGTTGACCCATTGGAGCCAGAGGTTCTCGATGACATGCCAAGAAAACCATTCCAAGCATGCATGGTGGACCAATTTGAGGTCACAGCACCATGTGTAAACTCCCCAATTTGTTACTTGTACCTCAAGCTAATTGGAAACGATGATTGGAGACCAGGTTTTGCACAAATTCAGGTGCTTGAAGGCTCACATCTTAACTCCGATTACTTCTATTTTAGAAGATTTGTGCCTAGACATGTGTGGCATGGCTCGGATGTGTGTGATAGTGAGGTTACGCCTtttggactaaagaagaagagaaatgtTTATGTGAACAATATCCCATAA